One genomic window of Deltaproteobacteria bacterium includes the following:
- a CDS encoding ABC transporter ATP-binding protein — protein sequence MNSFSPETKPTEQSSLLRVEGLVTVFHTDQGPLRAVDGVSFAMRSGSTLGLVGESGCGKSATALSIMRLIPPVSGKIADGNIWFDGTDLLGLDESEMRRIRGNRISMIFQEPMTSLNPVYPVGDQVGEMFRAHRKMNRADALDSAVQAMRSVGIPDPEQRVSEYPHQMSGGMRQRVMIAMAMACEPELIIADEPTTALDTTIQAQILSLMNELKTRKSTALLLITHDLGVVSEMADDVIVMYAGRVFESARVESLFDDPLHPYTVGLLNSVPGLGRTGKLEAIPGTVPGYFELPGGCKFSDRCPDVFEPCSKAEPELYVHGEDHRLVRCYKYDPEWS from the coding sequence ATGAACTCGTTCTCACCGGAAACGAAACCCACTGAACAGTCTTCGCTCCTTCGAGTGGAAGGACTGGTTACGGTGTTTCACACGGACCAAGGTCCCTTGCGGGCCGTGGACGGTGTTTCGTTCGCCATGAGATCCGGAAGCACGCTCGGCCTGGTTGGAGAAAGCGGGTGCGGCAAGAGCGCAACGGCGCTCTCCATCATGCGCTTGATCCCTCCCGTTTCCGGAAAAATCGCGGACGGAAACATTTGGTTCGACGGTACCGATCTGTTGGGACTGGACGAATCCGAGATGCGCCGGATCCGAGGAAACCGGATATCCATGATCTTTCAGGAGCCTATGACCTCTTTGAATCCGGTGTATCCGGTGGGCGACCAGGTTGGAGAAATGTTTCGGGCCCACCGAAAGATGAATCGCGCCGATGCCCTCGATAGCGCCGTTCAAGCCATGAGGTCCGTGGGCATTCCGGACCCCGAGCAGCGTGTAAGCGAATACCCCCATCAGATGAGCGGCGGCATGAGGCAACGAGTCATGATCGCCATGGCCATGGCCTGCGAGCCCGAACTCATCATCGCCGACGAACCCACTACAGCTCTGGACACCACCATTCAGGCCCAGATTCTCAGTCTGATGAACGAGCTGAAAACCCGAAAATCCACAGCCCTGTTGCTGATCACCCACGATCTGGGAGTGGTGAGCGAAATGGCCGACGATGTGATCGTCATGTATGCCGGCCGGGTTTTCGAGTCGGCCCGCGTGGAGTCCTTATTCGACGATCCGCTGCATCCATATACCGTCGGACTCCTGAACTCCGTTCCCGGCTTGGGGCGTACGGGTAAGCTGGAGGCCATTCCCGGCACGGTGCCCGGCTATTTCGAGTTGCCCGGCGGATGTAAATTCTCGGACCGGTGTCCGGACGTATTCGAACCCTGTTCGAAAGCGGAACCCGAGCTGTATGTTCACGGAGAAGACCATCGTCTAGTGAGATGTTACAAATATGATCCCGAATGGAGCTAG
- a CDS encoding transposase, whose translation MRYRRVRIPGGTHFFSLVTYKRIPLFSNARNIETLVSAFSSVMKKHPFVMEACVILPVHLHCIWTLPKGDADFPMRWRLIKSRFSRHIEQGIGQNTPSRLRKKEKPVWQRRYWEHAIRDESDFVRHVEYIHYNPVKHGLVPIPKDWTYSSFHSFVRKGLCDTNWGAGVQPKLSPSTGCE comes from the coding sequence ATGCGTTACCGAAGAGTAAGAATTCCCGGTGGAACCCACTTCTTTAGCCTTGTTACCTACAAACGAATTCCCCTTTTTTCCAATGCCCGGAATATTGAAACCCTTGTAAGCGCCTTCAGCTCAGTAATGAAAAAACATCCTTTTGTCATGGAGGCTTGCGTGATTTTGCCGGTTCACCTTCATTGCATCTGGACCCTACCCAAGGGTGACGCGGACTTCCCAATGAGATGGCGATTAATAAAGAGCCGTTTTTCGCGGCACATAGAGCAAGGTATTGGACAAAATACACCATCACGGCTTCGAAAAAAGGAAAAACCGGTCTGGCAGCGACGGTATTGGGAACATGCTATACGGGACGAGTCGGATTTCGTCCGGCACGTCGAATACATCCATTATAATCCTGTTAAACACGGATTGGTCCCAATTCCGAAAGATTGGACATATTCGAGTTTCCACTCCTTCGTAAGAAAAGGCCTTTGTGATACTAATTGGGGCGCGGGCGTACAACCTAAATTGAGTCCATCGACGGGCTGCGAATGA